GGGCCAGAGGCCAGGGCCAGACCCCGCCGGCCCGCCCTTCTCCCTCGGGGGTTTGGCCAGGGACGCCCACGCAGTGCAGCTGAGCgactgctccccacccctgccgcGGGCTCCTGCCAGCCGGGTCACACCCTTCCTGCGGCCTGTTTCATGGTCCCCTTCCCTCTGGGTCCAGCACACGCAATCCAAGCGCAGAGCACAAGCTGGACGTGGTTCCTCATGCTGTGCAGTGAGGAGCCAATACCCTCCTTTAGGAGACGGTGATGAGCCCGTgagaggccctggggtgggggcgcgcgtagggggaggcaggggctcgCGGGAGGCTGCGGGAGGCcgtggggctgccctgtgccccGGCCGCTGGGGGGGTGCATGTTGGCACCTGTGCGCATCCgcaggccctggccctgcccccgtGGCCTCTGGGTCCCAGGCTCACACAGACGCTGGCAGCGGCTGGGACCCCACAGGAGGCTGGGCCCGGGGCTGGCAGCAGCCTGCTTTGCTGCGCACGGTGGGCTGTGCCCCGTGGTGTCTGCGTTCCTGAGCCCGCAGCTGCGCACCGCTCCGCAgcaggggggtggtgggaggggggacGGGAATATTGGGCATGTGGGGACGGCAgggacggcggggggggggggggggggcaggggacaggggcgGCGGGCTGTGCTGGCTGCTTCTCCtggcgcagagacacaggggaaggggcagtcCCAGCACAAGGCCTGCACAAGGGACCCGAAAGTGTCCTCAATAGTCCTGGAAGCGCTGAGCTTCTGCAGACGCACGCTCAGTGCCACCCCGAGTGACGGTGCCAGGGGACCGCTTGGGCCCCAGGGACACTGTGTGAAAGCAGCAGCACCAACCACTGAAGCACCGAGGGCACACTGGGGCGGGTTGCGGGGTCGTACTTTGCACCCAGTGCGGGGAGCCCAGCGTCCCTCCGCCGAGAGGCCGCGGCGGCCGGGCTGCATCGTCCTGCCGCACAGGCCCCGGCAGCTCTGGCCGCTCGCCCAGCGGtccatccgtccgtccgtccatctGTCCGCTGGGCCAAGTAGCAGCGCGACTTCAGGGACGGGTGTGCGGGACTCCGCGCGGGACAACGGGCTGGGAGCGGCGCCGAGGGCAGAGGGCACACAGAGTGGAGAGGGCAGCCAGGCGTAGGCCTCCGCCCTCGGGCATCGGGGGGCACCGGGATGCACGGCCGCTGCCGCCCACCGCCTGCAAAGCCACGGGCACAAAGGGCCCAAAGGGCGGATGCGGGCGGCTGCTCCTCCACAAGGCGGGGAGGGAAGGTCACGGTGGCTCCTCTGCCCCAGagagcggcggggcgggggcggcgagGGCCAGCGGGGCGCCGGTCCCCCAGGACCACGTGTGGCCACCGCGCTGGGCCGCAGAGCTGGGCGCAGTCagagggcgggggccgggccggcgggcgtCCACGCAGGCGCTTCTCCCTCCCGTCCCGCTCCCGCCCCAGCTCCGGTGCCAGGGCGGCCTTACCTGGAAGTGAAGTCAGACATGCTGTGGCCCGTCCCCCTGGGTGGGTGGACAGCCCGCGGGGCCCAGACCCGAGTCCTCTCCAGCGCCTCGGAGACAGCGCGGCCACAGGGGACACTTGCCGAGGCGCTGAGGACAGATGGAAGCGGGAGGACGACGCTGCGCCTGCGGTGGTCAGAGCCGACACCCCGGTCCCACCACCTTCCATCCCTGAGACCCGGGCCTCTCCCCGCCGCCCCTGACGGAGACACAGTGTCTACTCACGACGGAACACGGGGCAGGCCCAGCTGAGGGACTTCCTACCAAAGAACTGACCTCTGGGGCACCCCGGGGGCTcaagtggctcaggtcatgatcccggggtcctatcgttgggctccctgctccgcggggagcctgcttcctccctcctcctccccacgcCCCCTGCCTGCggtctctcaaagaaagaaagaacaaaaaaaagaactgaccTGCAGTCTTCAGAAACGTCAAGGTCATAAAGGTCAAGGAAAGTCTGAGGAGGGTTCCCAGTGAGGGAGATGAGAGACCAGGCGGCCCCAaacccagggggagcctgctctGGATGCTTCCCCTGCACAGAACTGACACGGGGGATCCAGGCAAGAGGAGTGAGGTCCAGGGACAGCCGAGCCACCAGGACGCCTGTGCAGGGGGTGGGCCTGTTGATGGCCTCGATTGCAGTGACCGGTTCACCACCCTTTGCCGAGGCCCCAAGGCCCCCAGGTGTATCCGTTAGTGTTGCTCAAAACCATCAGCCCAAACTGCAGTCACTGAAGACAGGGACCCCTGACCCAGTGGACCTGGGCACGGCCCGGCAGCGCTCAGAAGCAAACTGAGAAACCCCGCTCCCCCCGGGAGGCCGCCTTGCCTGAAACAAGGTAACTTCCCTTCTCCCgttccctctcttcctttgaaAACCTGTccttgagggatccctggtggcgcagcggtttggcgcctgcctttggcccagggtgcgatcctggagacccgggatcgagtcccacgtcgggcttccggtgcatggagcctgcttctccctctgcctgtgtctctgcctctctctctctctctgtgtgactatcataaaaaaaataaaaaaaataaaagaataaaaatttaaaaaaagaaaaaaagaaaacctgtccTTGAGACCTGGGGtggctctgccttcggctcagggtgtgatcccagggtcctgggatcgagtcccacatcgggctccctgcaggtaccctgcttctccctctgcctgtgtctctgcctctcatgagtaaatataaataaaacctttaaaaataaataaatagggatccctgggtggcgcagtggtttagcgcctgcctttggcccagggcgctgtcctggagacccgggatcaaatcccacatcgggctcccgggcatggagcctgcttctccctctgcctgtgtctctgcctctctctgtctgtctatcatgaataaataaataaaaccttaaaaaaaaaaaaaaaagaactttaataaaaaataaaaataaaaataaataaatagggatccctgggtggcgcagcggtttggcgcctgcctttggcccagggcgcgatcctggacacccgggatcgagtcccacgtcgggctcccggtgcatggagcctgcttctccctctgcctgtgtctctgcctctctctctctcactgtgtgcctatcataaataaaataaaattaaaaaaaaataattgaaagggaagaagcatcttttaaaaaataaataaataaataaataaataaataaataaataaacaaacaaacaaacaaacaaacaaaaacgtgTCCTTTCCTGCTGCTCAGCGGGGCCTCTCTCTACTCCCCTAGGTGGGAAGATGCCTAATCCACAAATTGACTGAGAAACCCAATTAGATCTTGCAAATGTACTCAGGTGGGGTTTTGTCACTTCACAGTGCCTGTCAGTTAAACCTCGAGGaagctgttctttttaaaaagaacatcacTGGGCTAGTTAAGGAGACCTGGATGGGAGCTGGGACACGTGCTGCTAGACTCCCGGCTatcgtgtgtgtgcacgtgcacaagCATGTGCTGTGCTTGTGCGGGATAACATCTGTGTTTGAAAGAAGCAGACATGAAGCTACCTGGAGGTGACAGGGTGTGTTTTACTCTCAGACGGTTTAGGGGGAGGAGACTCTGTGGCATCCTTGTAATTCTGAATTATCTCAAAAACTATCTGTAACATTTGGAACGTGTCAGGAATGTGGTGGTGACCgtggaggagaggggcacctgctGCCGGGTTCTGATTTGGGGTGTGGGTTAGTGAAAGCAGGGAGATGTTTTTAACCTGCGGGTGTTTGGGAGAAGGCTCCCAGAGGGACTTCTGTGCACAGACCAGGCAAGGGGCgggcggagggtgggggctgTCCCCCAGGCCACGTGGAAGCCAGCTGCCAGGGctctggcaggggtggggcaggggcactCCGTGCTGGGGATCTGGGTTTACACCTGAGGGTCCCATGGTTGGCGAGGGCTTAGCTGCAGCGAAGGTCGCGCTTCCCAGCCAGCCCTCGGTGTGTAATGGGGCCCGCCGGGCACGGGACAGATTCAGCCTTCCACCCCCACAGCTGGCACCCTTGGAGATGAATTTCTAACAAGTATCTGGGAAGAAAGCCAGATGGAATGTGCTGTGTCATACCCAGGGCGAGGGTTGCCAACCTTCTACCCCCAAGGGCAAGCCCACCTGGGTGCTCTGGAGTTCAGGGGTCTCAGAGACGCAGGATGGCTCTCAGAACAGGAGACTGTCTTGCTGGGGCTGCACCTGGTGTCTGGCCAGgtctgagggagggagaggcagccagGGCTCACCTGCGTGTCTGGGCCACACCTGGAGGGCCTGGCGGGGGTGTTCATGTGCCCCGAACGCAGGACCTCCGGACGGTGGCTTTGGTCCCACAAGGCCCCCTGCACAGGACTGGGAGGCACTGAGGACATGCCCCGGGCTCATCCCCATCAGAAGCCACAGGGATCAGTGGCACTCAGGAGCCCACAGCTCCTCGGGCACCTGGAAGAGAACATCGATTTACACGGAGATGAAATGcaaaaggcagggagggagggaaaccaGAGAAGGAcagctggggaaggagaggacCCCCCCTCCCAGAGCCACACCCGAGAGGGAATGTGGGCACCTCAGGACGGCCACTCCTGTGGACAGGGCTCAGCGCTGGGCGGGCGGCCAGGGGGTAGGAATTCCCGGGCTGGCCAGGGGCAGGTGAGGAAGACTCTGGAGCTGTAGTGGCCCCCACGCTGGGGCCCCGGTGGA
The Vulpes vulpes isolate BD-2025 chromosome 2, VulVul3, whole genome shotgun sequence genome window above contains:
- the LOC112920912 gene encoding uncharacterized protein; translation: MSDFTSRRWAAAAVHPGAPRCPRAEAYAWLPSPLCVPSALGAAPSPLSRAESRTPVPEVALLLGPADRWTDGRMDRWASGQSCRGLCGRTMQPGRRGLSAEGRWAPRTGCKVRPRNPPQCALGASVVGAAAFTQCPWGPSGPLAPSLGVALSVRLQKLSASRTIEDTFGSLVQALCWDCPFPCVSAPGEAASTARRPCPLPPPPPPAVPAVPTCPIFPSPLPPPPCCGAVRSCGLRNADTTGHSPPCAAKQAAASPGPSLLWGPSRCQRLCEPGTQRPRGQGQGLRMRTGANMHPPSGRGTGQPHGLPQPPASPCLPLRAPPPQGLSRAHHRLLKEGIGSSLHSMRNHVQLVLCAWIACAGPRGKGTMKQAAGRV